The following proteins are co-located in the Pedobacter frigiditerrae genome:
- a CDS encoding acyl-CoA carboxylase subunit beta, producing the protein MNIEFNKNEDINKQLVYELKAKLNKMFKGGGEKNAAKQKEKGKLLARERIAYLTDEGTEFLELGAFAADGMYAEQGGCPSAGVVTGIGYVSGRQCLIVANDATVKAGAWFPMTAKKNLRAQEIAMENRLPVIYLVDSAGVYLPMQDEIFPDKEHFGRMFRNNAMMSADGIVQISAIMGSCVAGGAYLPIMSDEAMIVEGTGSVFLAGSYLVKSAIGEEVDNETLGGATTHCEISGVTDYKHPNDQACLDSIRKIMSMLGKPENAGFDRIKSAMPKLNEEDIYGILPENREKPYDMREIILRLVDDSEFEEYKALFGQSIICGLARVDGWAVGIVANQRKVVKSKKGEMQFGGVIYSDSADKASRFIMNCNQKKIPLVFLQDVTGFMVGSRSEQGGIIKDGAKMVNAVANSVVPKFTIVIGNSYGAGNYAMCGKAYDPRLIYAWPSAKIAVMGGAQAAKVILQMEEASLKAKGETITPEKEAALLKNITDKYDSQTTPFYAASRLWVDGVIDPLETRKVISMGIEAANQSPIKKAFNVGIIQT; encoded by the coding sequence ATGAATATAGAATTCAACAAGAACGAGGATATAAATAAACAACTGGTTTATGAGCTTAAAGCCAAGTTGAACAAGATGTTTAAGGGTGGGGGAGAAAAGAATGCTGCTAAGCAAAAAGAAAAAGGCAAGTTATTGGCAAGAGAAAGAATTGCTTATTTAACCGATGAAGGTACTGAATTTTTAGAATTGGGTGCTTTTGCAGCTGATGGAATGTATGCAGAACAAGGGGGTTGTCCAAGCGCTGGCGTGGTTACTGGAATTGGCTACGTTTCTGGCAGACAATGTTTAATAGTTGCCAATGATGCCACTGTAAAAGCTGGGGCTTGGTTCCCGATGACAGCTAAGAAAAATTTAAGAGCGCAAGAAATTGCAATGGAAAACAGATTACCTGTTATTTATTTAGTTGACAGTGCAGGTGTTTATCTGCCAATGCAAGATGAGATTTTTCCTGATAAGGAGCATTTCGGTAGGATGTTTAGAAACAATGCTATGATGAGTGCCGATGGTATTGTACAAATTTCTGCAATTATGGGTTCTTGTGTAGCAGGTGGTGCGTATTTGCCCATCATGAGCGATGAAGCTATGATAGTTGAAGGAACAGGTTCAGTGTTTTTAGCAGGTTCTTATTTAGTTAAATCTGCCATTGGCGAAGAAGTTGATAACGAAACTTTAGGTGGTGCAACTACGCATTGCGAAATATCTGGTGTTACCGATTACAAACATCCAAATGATCAGGCTTGTTTAGATAGTATTCGTAAAATAATGAGTATGCTTGGTAAGCCAGAAAACGCAGGTTTTGATAGGATTAAATCGGCCATGCCCAAATTAAATGAAGAAGACATTTATGGCATCTTGCCAGAAAACAGGGAGAAACCTTATGATATGCGTGAAATTATTCTTCGTTTGGTTGATGACTCTGAATTTGAAGAATATAAGGCATTATTCGGGCAAAGCATTATTTGTGGCTTAGCTAGGGTTGATGGCTGGGCAGTTGGTATTGTTGCCAACCAACGTAAGGTGGTAAAATCTAAGAAGGGCGAAATGCAATTTGGCGGGGTTATTTATTCAGATAGTGCAGATAAGGCAAGTAGGTTTATCATGAATTGTAACCAAAAGAAAATCCCTTTGGTCTTTTTACAAGATGTTACTGGTTTTATGGTGGGTAGCCGATCAGAACAAGGTGGCATTATTAAAGACGGGGCTAAAATGGTAAATGCAGTTGCAAATTCTGTCGTTCCTAAATTTACAATTGTAATAGGTAACTCGTATGGTGCAGGTAATTATGCCATGTGTGGTAAGGCTTATGATCCGCGTTTAATTTACGCTTGGCCAAGTGCGAAAATTGCTGTTATGGGTGGTGCGCAGGCAGCTAAAGTAATTTTACAGATGGAGGAAGCATCCTTAAAAGCAAAAGGAGAAACGATTACTCCAGAAAAGGAAGCTGCACTGCTTAAAAATATTACAGATAAATATGATAGTCAGACCACACCATTTTATGCGGCTTCACGTTTATGGGTAGATGGGGTGATAGATCCCTTAGAAACACGTAAAGTGATTTCTATGGGAATTGAAGCTGCAAATCAATCGCCAATTAAAAAGGCTTTTAATGTTGGAATTATACAGACTTAA